One Kribbella sp. NBC_00662 genomic region harbors:
- a CDS encoding DUF1707 domain-containing protein — protein MAERRPVKAGELMGLAAAAGQEARAAAARRRMAQIRLTDEERRVATDELAEQFAIGRLDEPELHRRVDLLNDAVTHGDLQPIFAGLPAPSLYTPPARKPGRWRWAGFAAAAWLAVPFVLTGLVFMVFGREIAAAIFGLPALAWTFYAYRWASRPAREERRRSGS, from the coding sequence ATGGCTGAGCGGCGGCCAGTGAAGGCGGGCGAGTTGATGGGGCTGGCGGCTGCGGCCGGCCAGGAGGCCCGGGCTGCGGCTGCTCGGCGGCGGATGGCTCAGATCCGGCTGACGGACGAGGAGCGTCGGGTCGCCACCGATGAGCTGGCGGAGCAGTTCGCGATCGGGCGGCTGGACGAGCCGGAGCTGCACCGGCGGGTCGATCTGTTGAACGATGCGGTCACGCATGGTGACCTGCAGCCGATCTTCGCCGGGTTGCCGGCGCCCTCGTTGTACACGCCGCCGGCGCGGAAGCCGGGGAGGTGGCGGTGGGCAGGGTTCGCCGCGGCCGCTTGGCTGGCGGTGCCGTTCGTGCTGACCGGGCTGGTGTTCATGGTGTTCGGGCGCGAGATCGCTGCGGCCATCTTCGGACTTCCCGCGCTGGCGTGGACGTTCTACGCCTACCGCTGGGCGTCACGTCCGGCCCGGGAGGAACGCCGGCGGTCAGGGTCCTAG
- a CDS encoding beta-L-arabinofuranosidase domain-containing protein, which yields MPEPTPEGMPRRDFLGVSLAAAAVVTALDPAHADAVQPSAPPPAGRGGHYVPQRAPLRPVPFQKLPPGAIEPRGWLAQQLELQVDGLCGRYDEISDFLVYETNGWVDPAQGAWEELPYWLRGFGDLGYVTGNTGVLTRTQRWMEGILGTQAADGWFGPERLRTSLESGPDFWPGMPLLAAFRSWYEYSGDERVIPFMTKYLGFQNTQPPEVFNRSWGAFRWGDNIDSAYWLYNRTGDEWLLDLVTKMHSGSADYVNGIPTWHNVNLAQGFREPLQYWLLSRDEKHRAATYRNYATVMGLYGQFPGGGFAGDENSRPGFGDPRQGFETCGIVELMHSCELLTRFTGDRAWTDRCEELAFNSLPASYDPQQQVMHYITCANSAQMDDQPKHGQFQNPFPMQAYKYGVHQYRCCPHNYGMGWPYYAQELWLATTDNGLAASMYAASKVTARVGAAGETVSIVQDTEYPFSDAISFTVQGAARFPLYLRRPGWAHDVSVKVNGQPVRVSGDWLKVDRMWHPGDRVELVLPMRTSTRVWDDNQNSVSVDRGPLTYSLQIDERYERIGGTDEWPELSVYPESPWNYGLVAGARFDVVRRDAGANPFTAEGVPLALTTQARRLPQWEMDSEDVVGLLQPGPARSEEPVETVTLIPMGAARLRVTSFPQVSPHGKEWSYRTRITASHVNDGDSLEAPDSGRVPESSSDTSIPRFTWWDRRGTTEWISYDLRSPRELSEVSAYWYDDTGSGQCRVPQSWRVQWLDGDTWRAVDNSTPYEVAVDRPNTTTFTPVRAQYVRVEAVLQATYSGGLLLLTFE from the coding sequence ATGCCCGAACCCACCCCCGAAGGAATGCCCCGACGTGACTTCCTTGGTGTCTCTCTCGCTGCGGCGGCCGTTGTGACCGCCCTCGATCCGGCCCACGCCGACGCGGTCCAACCGTCCGCGCCGCCGCCGGCCGGCCGTGGCGGGCACTACGTCCCGCAACGCGCACCGCTCCGGCCGGTGCCGTTCCAGAAGCTCCCGCCCGGTGCGATCGAGCCGCGCGGCTGGCTCGCGCAGCAGCTCGAACTGCAGGTCGACGGACTCTGCGGGCGGTATGACGAGATCTCGGACTTCCTGGTCTACGAGACGAACGGATGGGTCGACCCGGCGCAGGGAGCATGGGAGGAGCTGCCGTACTGGCTACGCGGGTTCGGTGACCTCGGGTACGTCACCGGGAACACCGGAGTCCTGACCAGGACGCAGCGGTGGATGGAAGGCATCCTGGGGACCCAGGCGGCGGACGGATGGTTCGGTCCGGAGAGGCTGCGGACCTCACTGGAGAGCGGACCGGACTTCTGGCCGGGTATGCCGCTGCTGGCCGCGTTCCGGTCCTGGTACGAGTACTCGGGTGATGAGCGGGTCATTCCGTTCATGACGAAGTACCTGGGGTTCCAGAACACGCAGCCGCCGGAGGTGTTCAACCGGTCGTGGGGTGCGTTCCGCTGGGGCGACAACATCGACAGTGCGTACTGGCTCTACAACCGCACCGGAGACGAGTGGCTGCTCGACCTGGTGACCAAGATGCACAGCGGGTCGGCGGACTACGTCAACGGGATCCCCACGTGGCACAACGTCAACCTGGCGCAGGGGTTCCGGGAGCCGCTGCAGTACTGGCTGCTGTCCCGTGACGAGAAGCACCGCGCGGCGACGTACCGGAACTATGCGACCGTGATGGGGCTGTACGGGCAGTTCCCTGGTGGTGGGTTCGCGGGGGACGAGAACTCGCGGCCCGGGTTCGGTGATCCGCGGCAGGGGTTCGAGACGTGCGGGATCGTCGAGCTGATGCACAGTTGCGAGCTGCTCACTCGCTTCACCGGTGACAGGGCCTGGACGGACCGGTGTGAGGAGTTGGCGTTCAATTCACTGCCCGCGTCGTACGACCCGCAACAACAGGTCATGCACTACATCACCTGTGCCAACAGCGCGCAGATGGACGACCAGCCGAAGCACGGGCAGTTCCAGAACCCGTTCCCGATGCAGGCCTACAAGTACGGCGTACACCAGTACCGCTGCTGTCCGCACAACTACGGCATGGGCTGGCCGTACTACGCGCAGGAGCTCTGGCTGGCGACGACCGACAACGGCCTGGCTGCGTCGATGTACGCCGCAAGCAAGGTGACTGCTCGCGTGGGTGCTGCCGGTGAGACGGTGAGCATCGTGCAGGACACGGAGTACCCGTTCTCCGATGCGATCTCCTTCACTGTGCAGGGCGCGGCGCGATTCCCCTTGTATTTAAGGCGTCCTGGCTGGGCTCACGACGTGTCGGTGAAGGTCAACGGCCAGCCGGTGCGGGTGAGTGGCGACTGGCTCAAGGTGGACCGCATGTGGCACCCGGGCGATCGCGTAGAGCTCGTGCTGCCAATGCGCACCAGCACTCGGGTCTGGGACGACAATCAGAACTCGGTGTCGGTGGACCGTGGGCCGTTGACGTACTCCCTGCAGATCGACGAGCGGTACGAGCGCATCGGTGGGACTGACGAATGGCCGGAGCTCTCTGTCTATCCGGAGTCTCCCTGGAACTACGGCCTGGTTGCAGGTGCGCGTTTCGACGTCGTACGACGGGACGCCGGCGCGAATCCCTTCACTGCCGAGGGAGTGCCGCTCGCACTGACCACGCAGGCGCGGCGGCTCCCGCAATGGGAGATGGACAGCGAGGACGTGGTCGGACTGCTGCAGCCCGGTCCGGCGCGGTCCGAGGAGCCTGTGGAGACTGTGACGCTGATTCCGATGGGTGCGGCGCGGCTGCGCGTCACGTCGTTCCCACAGGTCTCTCCACATGGCAAGGAGTGGAGCTACCGCACGCGGATCACTGCATCGCATGTCAACGACGGGGACTCGCTCGAAGCTCCTGACTCGGGACGGGTGCCGGAGTCCTCTTCAGACACGTCGATTCCGCGCTTCACCTGGTGGGACCGCCGCGGGACGACGGAGTGGATCTCGTACGACCTGCGTTCGCCGCGTGAACTCTCAGAGGTCTCCGCCTACTGGTACGACGACACGGGCTCCGGTCAGTGCCGCGTGCCGCAGTCCTGGCGGGTGCAGTGGCTGGACGGGGACACCTGGCGGGCAGTCGACAACAGCACGCCGTACGAGGTTGCAGTCGATCGACCCAACACGACGACGTTCACGCCGGTGCGGGCGCAGTACGTTCGGGTCGAGGCGGTGCTGCAGGCGACTTACTCGGGGGGATTGCTGCTTTTGACATTCGAGTGA
- the ptsP gene encoding phosphoenolpyruvate--protein phosphotransferase, with amino-acid sequence MEILVSNEHGLHARPAARLVGLVNGFDATVTLTDLETGGGPVDAGSLSMVATLNAQQGHRVRVTASGSQASEALAAIEQLATANFGDGPAAGADALDGAAAGAGAPGGGTAGAVGASGGSGLDVAIGPAVLVGSGVDLSGYVAGDNELERLGRALETAGDQLRDLRDNTPEHGDIFVAHLALLGDQKVLDDVRASISGGASAPAAWQQVYDDLATTFEGLDDAYQRERAQDVRAVRDRVLRILVGASEEAPADGILVVPELDAATAATLDAARIAGIAVRAAGTTGHGVIVARSRGIPLITGIGDVDVRPGATIAFDARTGSFQVAPDEEQVRATIAERQEERERAVAQADEHAITRDGRTIDVLVNVGVVQDAIDARGADGSGLVRTEVLFGDRRTAPTVDEQVEAFHAIARALGNKPITIRTWDIGGDKPLPFLPQAKEANPFLGERGLRVFRRRPELLRDQLEAIRRVATETPVHVMFPMVTTAEEVAWALEELGPRDGLEVGIMVEVPAAALRVATLAKDLDFVSIGTNDLTQYTTAADRTNTAVASLADGLDPAVLQLIDHVTRNAGVRVAVCGDLASDPQAAVLLAALGVTELSAVGPQVPLVKARLRQSDLSQVDTAAVLKAGDADQVRGLL; translated from the coding sequence GTGGAGATTCTGGTCAGCAACGAGCACGGGCTGCACGCTCGGCCGGCGGCTCGGTTGGTCGGGCTGGTGAACGGCTTCGATGCGACGGTCACGCTGACGGATCTCGAGACCGGCGGCGGGCCGGTCGACGCCGGCAGCTTGAGCATGGTCGCGACCTTGAACGCCCAGCAGGGCCACCGAGTCCGCGTGACCGCCAGCGGATCACAGGCATCCGAGGCGCTGGCCGCGATCGAGCAACTCGCCACCGCGAACTTCGGAGACGGACCCGCAGCCGGTGCGGACGCGCTCGACGGGGCCGCCGCGGGTGCGGGCGCGCCCGGCGGGGGCACGGCCGGCGCTGTGGGTGCGAGTGGTGGGTCGGGGTTGGATGTGGCTATCGGGCCTGCGGTGCTGGTGGGTTCGGGGGTGGATCTGAGTGGTTATGTTGCTGGGGACAACGAACTTGAGAGGCTCGGTCGAGCCTTGGAAACGGCAGGCGACCAGCTACGCGACCTTCGTGACAACACGCCCGAACACGGCGACATCTTCGTCGCCCACCTCGCCTTGCTGGGCGATCAGAAGGTGCTCGACGACGTGCGTGCCTCGATCTCCGGCGGCGCATCGGCGCCGGCCGCATGGCAGCAGGTGTACGACGACCTGGCGACCACCTTCGAAGGACTCGACGACGCGTACCAACGCGAACGAGCACAGGACGTCCGCGCAGTACGGGATCGCGTACTGCGGATCCTGGTCGGCGCATCCGAAGAAGCACCGGCGGACGGCATCCTCGTCGTACCGGAGCTGGATGCGGCGACCGCCGCCACGCTCGACGCCGCGCGCATCGCGGGCATCGCCGTACGGGCGGCCGGGACGACCGGCCACGGCGTGATCGTCGCCCGGTCGCGTGGGATCCCGCTGATCACGGGCATCGGCGACGTCGACGTACGGCCCGGCGCGACGATCGCCTTCGACGCACGGACCGGATCGTTCCAGGTCGCACCGGACGAGGAGCAGGTGCGGGCCACGATCGCCGAGCGGCAGGAAGAGCGCGAGCGCGCGGTCGCCCAGGCGGACGAGCATGCGATCACCCGCGACGGCCGGACGATCGACGTACTCGTGAACGTCGGCGTCGTCCAGGACGCGATCGACGCGCGCGGCGCCGACGGATCGGGCCTGGTGCGGACCGAGGTGCTGTTCGGCGACCGCCGTACTGCGCCGACCGTCGACGAGCAGGTCGAGGCCTTCCACGCGATCGCACGAGCGCTGGGAAACAAGCCGATCACCATCCGCACCTGGGACATCGGCGGCGACAAACCACTCCCGTTCCTCCCGCAGGCCAAGGAGGCGAACCCGTTCCTCGGCGAGCGCGGCCTCCGCGTCTTCCGCCGGCGCCCGGAGCTCCTGCGCGACCAACTCGAGGCCATCCGCCGAGTGGCGACCGAGACACCGGTGCACGTGATGTTCCCGATGGTGACGACGGCCGAGGAGGTCGCCTGGGCGCTGGAGGAGCTCGGTCCGCGGGACGGTCTCGAGGTCGGCATCATGGTCGAGGTCCCAGCGGCGGCCCTCCGCGTCGCCACCCTCGCCAAGGACCTCGATTTCGTCAGCATCGGCACCAACGACCTTACGCAGTACACGACAGCCGCCGACCGCACCAACACCGCGGTCGCATCTCTCGCCGACGGCCTGGACCCCGCAGTACTCCAACTCATCGACCACGTCACACGCAACGCCGGCGTCCGCGTCGCAGTCTGCGGCGACCTCGCCAGCGACCCCCAAGCCGCAGTACTACTGGCAGCCCTCGGCGTCACCGAACTGAGCGCCGTCGGCCCACAGGTGCCACTCGTCAAGGCCCGCCTGCGACAGTCCGACCTCAGTCAGGTCGACACTGCCGCAGTGCTCAAAGCTGGGGACGCGGATCAGGTGCGCGGCCTGCTGTAG
- a CDS encoding DUF1707 domain-containing protein: protein MGDEPALEHALLEHLQFAPLSRAELARRTGAGDHRVQAALDDLITGTYVVRRPQDAGPADYEITAAGSGRLEVVEELVQSPLKMMGKLFAATVADTIHPRQTTPADPRDLLLSDEDQSACSQALANQYALGRIDRTELGRRTDLLLVAKTRGQLEPIFEGLPVPDLAEPFTLPPGAKGPTWGTVALMLLPVLFIVLIIGLNIWRGHASLPTAVLYTIIVICLVVWPFRRRRR, encoded by the coding sequence GTGGGGGATGAACCAGCGCTGGAGCACGCGCTTCTCGAGCATCTGCAGTTCGCACCGCTGAGCCGCGCGGAGCTGGCACGCCGTACCGGCGCCGGCGATCACCGGGTCCAGGCTGCGTTGGACGACCTGATCACGGGGACGTACGTCGTACGCCGCCCGCAGGACGCCGGACCGGCCGACTACGAGATCACCGCGGCCGGTTCCGGGCGACTGGAGGTGGTCGAGGAGCTCGTCCAGTCACCGCTGAAGATGATGGGGAAGCTGTTCGCCGCGACCGTCGCCGACACGATCCACCCTCGGCAGACCACGCCGGCTGACCCGAGGGACCTGCTGCTGTCCGATGAGGACCAATCGGCCTGCTCGCAGGCGTTGGCGAACCAGTACGCTCTCGGCCGGATCGACAGGACCGAGCTGGGGCGTCGTACGGACCTCCTGCTCGTTGCGAAGACCCGCGGCCAGCTGGAGCCGATCTTCGAGGGACTGCCGGTACCCGACCTCGCTGAGCCGTTCACGCTGCCACCCGGGGCGAAGGGGCCGACCTGGGGGACGGTTGCGCTGATGCTGCTGCCGGTGCTCTTCATCGTCTTGATCATCGGCCTCAACATCTGGCGCGGTCATGCGAGTCTCCCGACAGCGGTGCTCTACACGATCATCGTCATCTGTCTGGTTGTCTGGCCGTTCCGAAGGCGACGCAGGTGA
- a CDS encoding GNAT family N-acetyltransferase: MDPVLRLAVPADGAAIAELARDSVRTQFPAYYDEAETASAAEHITTLDTALIDDGTYYVHDADGEIVACGGWSRRNKLFNASTAGADERLLDPATEPARIRAMFVRADWTRRGLGRAILTACTDAARAEGFTKLALMSTLPGVPLYKAFGFTEVEAAQLPMPDGTVLAGVAMERPIEETA; encoded by the coding sequence GTGGATCCTGTGCTGCGGTTGGCCGTGCCGGCGGACGGGGCTGCGATCGCCGAGCTGGCCAGAGACTCGGTGCGGACGCAGTTCCCGGCGTACTACGACGAGGCGGAGACCGCGAGCGCGGCCGAGCACATCACCACGCTGGACACTGCGCTGATCGACGACGGCACCTACTACGTCCATGACGCTGACGGCGAGATCGTCGCCTGCGGCGGGTGGAGCCGGCGGAACAAGCTGTTCAACGCAAGTACCGCGGGAGCCGATGAGCGACTGCTCGATCCGGCGACTGAGCCAGCACGCATCCGCGCCATGTTCGTGCGTGCGGACTGGACGCGGCGTGGGCTCGGCAGGGCGATCCTGACCGCGTGTACGGACGCAGCGCGGGCGGAGGGGTTCACCAAGTTGGCGCTGATGTCGACGCTGCCCGGAGTGCCGCTCTACAAGGCTTTCGGCTTCACCGAGGTCGAGGCTGCGCAGCTACCGATGCCCGACGGCACTGTGCTCGCCGGTGTCGCGATGGAACGACCGATTGAGGAGACCGCATGA
- a CDS encoding LacI family DNA-binding transcriptional regulator → MKRPGVRITDVAALAGVSAGTASKALNNTGQLSQETRARVRRAAAQLGFTPDARGRALSSGRTYTVALLTTDSSGRFSIPIMRGVEDVLSAGELATVLCDTRDDPLREQSYLRTLVARGVDGIVVTGRRTEPRRPIDVPLPVVYALAASTNPADASVIVDDAAGAAATITHLQGLGRTRIAHITGPAHHRSAAERAEAVAAALCTEPLFGEWTERWGRQATDLVLRHRPDAITCGSDQIARGVCDRLRELGRSVPDEIAVTGYDNWPVMALASRPPLTTVDLRLEDLGRRAASLLLEAIAGTPHHGVLELPALLVTRESTLGP, encoded by the coding sequence ATGAAGAGGCCAGGCGTGCGGATCACCGACGTTGCCGCACTGGCCGGCGTGTCTGCCGGGACGGCCTCGAAGGCGCTGAACAACACCGGCCAGTTGAGCCAGGAGACACGAGCCCGGGTACGACGGGCCGCCGCGCAGCTCGGGTTCACACCGGACGCCCGCGGCCGCGCGCTCTCGTCCGGCCGGACGTACACCGTCGCCCTGCTGACCACAGACAGCTCGGGCCGCTTCAGCATCCCGATCATGCGCGGTGTCGAGGACGTACTCAGCGCAGGCGAGCTGGCGACTGTCCTGTGCGACACCCGCGACGATCCGCTGCGCGAGCAGAGCTACCTGCGCACACTGGTCGCGCGTGGGGTCGACGGCATCGTCGTGACCGGCAGGCGCACTGAGCCGCGCCGGCCGATCGACGTACCGCTGCCGGTCGTCTACGCGCTCGCCGCTTCGACCAATCCGGCGGACGCCTCGGTCATCGTCGACGACGCGGCCGGCGCAGCCGCCACGATCACCCACCTCCAGGGACTCGGGCGCACCCGGATCGCCCACATCACCGGCCCCGCCCACCACCGCTCTGCAGCAGAACGCGCCGAGGCTGTCGCCGCTGCACTTTGCACCGAGCCGCTCTTCGGTGAGTGGACCGAACGCTGGGGCCGCCAAGCCACAGACCTGGTACTGCGCCATCGCCCGGACGCAATCACCTGTGGCAGCGACCAGATCGCCCGGGGCGTGTGCGACCGCCTCCGCGAGCTGGGCCGATCGGTCCCCGACGAAATCGCCGTGACCGGCTACGACAACTGGCCGGTGATGGCCCTGGCCAGCAGGCCGCCGCTCACCACCGTCGATCTCCGCCTCGAGGACCTCGGCCGCCGCGCCGCCTCCCTGCTCCTGGAGGCGATCGCGGGCACGCCACACCACGGCGTACTAGAACTCCCCGCCCTGCTGGTCACGCGGGAGTCGACGCTAGGACCCTGA